The Alternaria dauci strain A2016 chromosome 1, whole genome shotgun sequence genome window below encodes:
- a CDS encoding 60S ribosomal protein uL22 codes for MVRYGASSIDGAKSARARGSYLRVSFKNTRETAQAVNGWKLDRALTYLGNVLEHKEAIPMRRYAGSTGRTAQGKAFGVSKARWPVKSAEILIGLLKNAEANADTKGLDTSNLIIKHIQVNQAPKQRRRTYRAHGRINPYMSNPSHIELILTEAAEVVQKAPETLERRLNSRQRGRAVRKAITASEE; via the exons ATG GTTCGCTACGGTGCCTCCTCCATTGACGGCGCAAAGTCTGCTCGCGCCCGCGGCAGCTACCTCCGCGTATCCTTCAAGAACACCCGCGAGACTGCTCAGGCTGTCAACGGCTGGAAGCTCGACCGCGCCCTTACCTACCTCGGAAATGTCTTGGAGCACAAGGAGGCTATCCCCATGAGGCGGTACGCCGGCAGCACTGGACGCACTGCTCAGG GCAAGGCTTTCGGTGTCTCCAAGGCCCGCTGGCCCGTCAAGTCCGCTGAGATCCTCATCGGTCTCCTCAAGAACGCCGAGGCCAACGCCGACACCAAGGGCCTCGACACCAGCAACCTGATCATCAAGCACATCCAGGTCAACCAGGCCCCCAAGCAGCGAAGGCGCACTTACCGTGCTCACGGTCGT ATCAACCCGTACATGAGCAACCCCTCTCACATTGAGCTCATCCTCACCGAGGCCGCCGAAGTCGTCCAGAAGGCCCCCGAGACCCTCGAGCGCCGATTGAACTCCAGGCAGCGTGGCCGCGCCGTCCGCAAGGCCATCACTGCCTCTGAGGAGTAG